From the genome of Anaerolineae bacterium, one region includes:
- a CDS encoding phosphatidate cytidylyltransferase gives MHFKRWITAIAALPLVVLLICKGGAILFAIFICIVCMLALVEYFGITFNKAQSSKLEAKNLSGFSFQVSAYVFGTMIIMAAYINSFNIIFGLIILNLIFSGLISLYYFKTNPSVVELIARQALGIIYIPLSLSCMVLIRNDADGTAWIFFLMALVFAGDTGAFYVGCLFGQHKLCPAVSPGKTIEGAIGGLAATLGAGLIFMNYFLKSLPLGPGILFFLCIGVVGQVGDLFESELKRYSGVKDSGSILPGHGGILDRIDALLFAAPVMFFFKEYIFV, from the coding sequence ATGCATTTTAAACGTTGGATTACAGCTATTGCGGCTCTTCCCCTTGTTGTCTTGCTGATTTGCAAAGGGGGGGCAATTCTGTTTGCTATATTTATCTGTATAGTATGCATGCTGGCGCTTGTAGAATATTTTGGCATAACGTTCAATAAAGCTCAAAGCTCAAAGCTGGAAGCTAAAAATCTTTCAGGTTTCAGCTTTCAGGTTTCAGCTTATGTTTTTGGCACTATGATTATTATGGCCGCATATATAAACTCGTTTAATATTATTTTTGGCCTTATTATTTTAAACCTTATTTTTTCCGGACTGATTTCTCTATACTACTTCAAGACAAATCCCTCGGTTGTGGAGCTGATTGCAAGGCAGGCCCTTGGCATTATATACATTCCATTATCTCTTTCCTGCATGGTGTTAATACGAAATGATGCAGATGGCACAGCCTGGATTTTTTTTCTGATGGCTCTTGTTTTTGCGGGTGATACAGGCGCATTCTATGTGGGCTGCCTTTTCGGGCAACATAAACTTTGTCCTGCCGTTAGCCCGGGAAAGACTATTGAAGGCGCTATAGGTGGACTTGCAGCGACTTTGGGGGCAGGGCTTATCTTTATGAATTATTTTTTAAAATCATTGCCATTGGGGCCAGGCATCCTGTTTTTTCTTTGCATCGGAGTTGTCGGGCAGGTTGGCGATCTGTTTGAATCCGAACTTAAAAGATATTCCGGCGTGAAAGATTCAGGCTCAATCCTGCCCGGTCACGGCGGCATCCTTGATCGAATTGATGCGCTTTTGTTTGCAGCCCCTGTGATGTTTTTCTTTAAAGAATATATATTTGTGTAG
- a CDS encoding 1-deoxy-D-xylulose-5-phosphate reductoisomerase: MKQLSILGSTGSIGCNALAIIEMFPEQFGIKALAAGTNIKLLADQIKRFSPELAVVIDGNRALELKKILPPKTRVEIMYGEDGYRAAATHGSVDMIVSAMVGAAGLVPTLAAIEAGKNIALANKESIVMAGEIVAKKADEKGINILPIDSEHSAIFQCIAGQRKEDLDCILLTGSGGPFLNRPASEFASITPEHALAHPTWQMGKKISIDSATLMNKGLEVIEAKSLFKVSLDMIKVVIHPQSVIHSMVSFRDGAIIAQLGIPDMKVAIAYAISYPKRLSLRQPIPDFANMDPLTFKKPDLDKFPCLGLAYTAGKTGGTLPAVLNASNEMAVQAFLDRRIPFVKIPEVISRTMEIHSVVANPELSDIIESDKWAREYSKKEIIGC, from the coding sequence ATGAAACAGCTTTCCATACTTGGATCTACAGGATCAATCGGTTGTAATGCTCTTGCAATTATAGAAATGTTTCCTGAGCAATTCGGTATTAAAGCCCTTGCGGCCGGAACCAATATTAAACTGTTAGCCGACCAGATCAAGAGATTTTCTCCTGAGCTTGCCGTTGTTATTGATGGGAACAGGGCTCTTGAACTGAAAAAAATACTTCCCCCAAAGACCCGCGTTGAAATAATGTACGGGGAAGATGGATACAGAGCCGCAGCCACACATGGATCTGTTGATATGATTGTGTCTGCAATGGTAGGCGCAGCAGGTCTTGTTCCGACTCTTGCAGCAATAGAGGCAGGCAAGAACATTGCTCTGGCTAACAAAGAATCCATTGTAATGGCAGGCGAGATTGTTGCGAAAAAAGCTGATGAAAAAGGGATAAACATACTTCCGATCGACAGCGAGCACAGCGCTATCTTTCAATGTATTGCGGGCCAGCGAAAAGAGGATCTTGACTGTATTTTACTTACAGGCTCAGGAGGCCCCTTTTTGAACCGGCCGGCAAGTGAATTCGCAAGCATAACGCCGGAACATGCTCTTGCGCATCCAACCTGGCAGATGGGCAAAAAGATCAGCATTGATTCGGCCACACTTATGAACAAGGGGCTTGAGGTAATAGAGGCCAAATCCCTTTTCAAGGTTTCTCTGGATATGATAAAGGTTGTAATTCATCCGCAAAGCGTGATTCATTCAATGGTTTCTTTCAGGGATGGAGCAATAATCGCCCAGCTTGGCATACCGGATATGAAGGTGGCCATAGCATATGCCATATCATATCCAAAGCGTCTTTCTTTAAGACAACCGATACCTGATTTTGCAAACATGGATCCTTTGACATTTAAAAAGCCTGATTTAGATAAGTTTCCCTGTTTAGGCCTGGCTTATACCGCAGGCAAGACAGGCGGAACCCTTCCCGCGGTTTTAAATGCATCAAACGAGATGGCTGTGCAGGCTTTTTTAGACAGACGCATTCCATTTGTTAAAATACCAGAGGTTATAAGCAGGACAATGGAGATTCACTCTGTTGTCGCAAATCCCGAGCTGTCCGATATTATCGAATCTGACAAATGGGCCCGGGAATACTCAAAAAAGGAGATAATCGGCTGTTAA
- the rseP gene encoding RIP metalloprotease RseP, with the protein MLTTIFSFVVVLGILIFFHELGHFLVARLFGVGVEKFSLGFGPKLFGKKIGRTEYIVSIMPLGGYVKMVGEEPNADISPADMPVSFTHKHVFKRILIVAAGPFFNFLLAAIIFFGIFQSYGAIILKPVIGDVTEGSPAYQAGLQKDDEIIEIDGLAVKSWETMAEIITESKGKSLALTVRRVGSSLVLNVIPKQIPTKSIFGDEINRYVIGITASGATFARELNPFQAFSESIIQTWKISKLVVISIGKMIQGTVSMKTMGGPIMIAEMAGQHAREGATSLVFFIALLSINLGVLNILPIPVLDGGHLIFFFIEAATGRPVSIRVREIAQQAGIFILILLTIFVFYNDISRVFFS; encoded by the coding sequence ATGTTAACTACCATATTTTCATTTGTCGTAGTTTTGGGGATACTTATTTTTTTTCATGAACTTGGCCATTTCCTTGTCGCAAGGCTTTTTGGAGTGGGCGTGGAAAAATTTTCATTGGGGTTTGGCCCTAAACTGTTCGGAAAAAAGATAGGCAGAACCGAGTACATTGTTTCTATAATGCCGCTTGGCGGATATGTTAAGATGGTGGGAGAAGAACCAAATGCAGATATATCTCCTGCTGACATGCCTGTTTCGTTTACACATAAGCATGTTTTTAAACGGATTTTAATCGTTGCGGCAGGTCCTTTTTTTAATTTTCTTCTTGCCGCAATAATATTTTTTGGAATTTTTCAAAGTTACGGCGCTATTATTTTAAAACCTGTTATCGGAGATGTTACCGAAGGTTCACCGGCTTATCAGGCAGGATTGCAGAAGGATGACGAAATAATAGAAATTGATGGACTTGCTGTCAAGAGCTGGGAGACGATGGCTGAAATTATTACCGAGAGCAAAGGTAAAAGCCTTGCCTTAACAGTTCGCAGGGTAGGATCGAGTCTTGTTTTAAATGTTATTCCAAAGCAAATTCCCACAAAAAGTATATTCGGCGATGAAATTAACCGATATGTAATCGGAATTACAGCCTCCGGTGCTACATTTGCAAGGGAGTTGAATCCGTTTCAGGCTTTTTCAGAGAGTATTATCCAAACCTGGAAAATTTCCAAATTAGTTGTAATTAGTATTGGTAAAATGATACAGGGAACTGTCTCTATGAAAACCATGGGCGGCCCGATAATGATTGCCGAGATGGCTGGGCAGCATGCCAGGGAGGGGGCGACCAGCCTTGTTTTTTTTATTGCTCTCCTTAGCATCAATCTTGGCGTTTTAAACATACTTCCTATACCGGTTTTAGATGGCGGTCATCTGATTTTCTTTTTTATCGAAGCTGCAACAGGACGTCCGGTCAGTATAAGAGTTCGTGAAATCGCTCAGCAGGCAGGGATCTTCATATTAATATTGCTGACGATCTTTGTGTTTTATAATGATATTTCACGCGTATTTTTTAGTTAA